The Macaca thibetana thibetana isolate TM-01 chromosome 11, ASM2454274v1, whole genome shotgun sequence genome window below encodes:
- the LOC126930836 gene encoding tubulin alpha-1C chain — protein sequence MRECISIHVGQAGVQIGNACWELYCLEHGIQPDGQMPSDKTIGGGDDSFNTFFSETGAGKHVPRAVFVDLEPTVIDEVRTGTYRQLFHPEQLITGKEDAANNYARGHYTIGKEIIDLVLDRIRKLADQCTGLQGFLVFHSFGGGTGSGFTSLLMERLSVDYGKKSKLEFSIYPAPQVSTAVVEPYNSILTTHTTLEHSDCAFMVDNEAIYDICRRNLDIERPTYTNLNRLISQIVSSITASLRFDGALNVDLTEFQTNLVPYPRIHFPLATYAPVISAEKAYHEQLTVAEITNACFEPANQMVKCDPRHGKYMACCLLYRGDVVPKDVNAAIATIKTKRTIQFVDWCPTGFKVGINYQPPTVVPGGDLAKVQRAVCMLSNTTAVAEAWARLDHKFDLMYAKRAFVHWYVGEGMEEGEFSEAREDMAALEKDYEEVGADSADGEDEGEEY from the exons ATG CGTGAGTGCATCTCcatccatgttggccaggctggtgtccagaTTGGCAATGCCTGCTGGGAGCTCTACTGCCTGGAACATGGCATCCAGCCTGATGGCCAGATGCCAAGTGACAAGACCATTGGGGGAGGAGATGATTCCTTCAACACCTTCTTCAGTGAGACGGGCGCTGGCAAGCATGTGCCCCGGGCCGTGTTTGTAGACCTAGAACCTACTGTCATTG ATGAAGTTCGCACTGGCACCTACCGTCAGCTCTTCCACCCTGAGCAACTCATCACAGGCAAGGAAGATGCTGCCAATAACTATGCCCGAGGGCACTACACCATTGGCAAGGAGATCATTGACCTTGTGTTGGACCGAATTCGCAAGCTG GCTGACCAGTGCACCGGTCTCCAGGGCTTCTTGGTTTTCCACAGCTTTGGTGGGGGAACTGGTTCTGGGTTCACCTCCCTGCTCATGGAACGTCTCTCAGTTGATTATGGCAAGAAATCCAAGCTGGAGTTCTCCATTTACCCAGCGCCCCAGGTTTCCACAGCTGTAGTTGAGCCCTACAACTCCATCCTCACCACCCACACCACCCTGGAGCACTCTGATTGTGCCTTCATGGTAGACAATGAGGCCATCTATGACATCTGTCGTAGAAACCTCGATATCGAGCGCCCAACCTACACTAACCTTAACCGCCTTATTAGCCAGATTGTGTCCTCCATCACTGCTTCCCTGAGATTTGATGGAGCCCTGAATGTTGACCTGACAGAATTCCAGACCAACCTGGTGCCCTACCCCCGCATCCACTTCCCTCTGGCCACATACGCCCCTGTCATCTCTGCTGAGAAAGCCTACCATGAACAGCTTACTGTAGCAGAGATCACCAATGCTTGCTTTGAGCCAGCCAACCAGATGGTGAAATGTGACCCTCGCCATGGTAAATACATGGCTTGCTGCCTGTTGTACCGTGGTGATGTGGTTCCCAAAGATGTCAATGCTGCCATTGCCACCATCAAGACCAAGCGTACCATCCAGTTTGTGGATTGGTGCCCCACTGGCTTCAAAGTTGGCATCAACTACCAGCCTCCCACTGTGGTGCCTGGTGGAGACCTGGCCAAGGTTCAGAGAGCTGTGTGCATGCTGAGCAACACTACAGCTGTTGCCGAGGCCTGGGCTCGCCTGGACCACAAGTTTGACCTGATGTATGCCAAGCGTGCCTTTGTTCACTGGTATGTGGgtgaggggatggaggaaggcGAGTTTTCAGAGGCCCGTGAGGACATGGCTGCCCTTGAGAAGGATTATGAGGAGGTTGGAGCAGATAGTGCTGATGGAGAGGATGAGGGTGAAGAGTATTAA